Proteins from one Phocoena sinus isolate mPhoSin1 chromosome 8, mPhoSin1.pri, whole genome shotgun sequence genomic window:
- the ARL2 gene encoding ADP-ribosylation factor-like protein 2, with translation MGLLTILKKMKQKERELRLLMLGLDNAGKTTILKKFNGEDIDTISPTLGFNIKTLEHRGFKLNIWDVGGQKSLRSYWRNYFESTDGLIWVVDSADRQRMQDCQRELQNLLVEERLAGATLLIFANKQDLPGALSSNDIREALELDSIRSHHWCIQGCSAVTGENLLPGIDWLLDDISSRIFMAD, from the exons ATGGGGCTTCTGACCATTCTGAAGAAGATGAAGCAGAAAGAGCGGGAGCTGCGACTGCTCATGCT TGGCCTGGACAATGCTGGCAAAACAACCATCCTCAAGAAGTTCAATGGGGAAGACATCGACACCATCTCCCCGACGCTGGGCTTCAACATCAAGACCCTGGAGCACCGAGG ATTCAAGCTGAACATCTGGGATGTGGGCGGCCAGAAGTCCCTGCGGTCCTACTGGCGGAACTACTTTGAGAGCACCGACGGCCTCATCTGGGTGGTGGACAGCGCCGACCGCCAGCGCATGCAGGACTGCCAGCGGGAGCTCCAGAACCTGTTGGTggaggag CGCCTGGCTGGAGCGACCCTCCTCATCTTTGCCAACAAGCAGGACCTGCCCGGAGCACTGTCCTCTAATGATATCCGTGAG GCCCTGGAGCTGGACTCCATCCGTAGCCACCACTGGTGCATCCAGGGCTGCAGCGCTGTCACTGGGGAAAACCTGCTGCCCGGCATCGACTGGCTCCTGGATGACATCTCCAGCCGCATCTTCATGGCTGACTGA
- the BATF2 gene encoding basic leucine zipper transcriptional factor ATF-like 2 isoform X1: MHLCGADGPLIRMDPEEHQRQLKKKQNNRAAAQRSRQKHTNKADALHQQHESLEKHNHTLRKEIQALQAELAWWSRTLHMHERLCPMDCASCLAPVSPGHWGQAEWPPGPVCPGQHGCQEQPGPFQTPVSSPMALQLSPDPQPHGSPGLLLSPLPSLSLGPAPVTASSAQPSLSPVQSASPTGSGLLRSSSKLSTLLPSPPAQPPPLQSLGLEHPTRGKLASSTHSPSAPLGLGFLQGREHKACFPRNGSARAPPPLAFPLLSSAQVYF, encoded by the exons ATGCACCTCTGTGGGGCTGATGGGCCGCTGATCAGGATG GACCCTGAGGAACATCAGAGGCAgctgaagaagaaacagaataacCGTGCGGCCGCCCAGAGGAGCCGGCAGAAGCACACGAACAAGGCGGATGCCCTGCACCAG CAGCATGAGTCACTGGAGAAACACAACCACACCCTGAGGAAGGAGATCCAGGCCCTTCAGGCTGAGCTGGCGTGGTGGAGTCGGACCCTGCACATGCATGAGCGCCTGTGCCCCATGGACTGTGCCTCCTGCTTGGCTCCGGTGTCCCCTGGTCACTGGGGCCAGGCTGAGTGGCCCCCAGGCCCCGTGTGCCCTGGACAACATGGCTGCCAGGAACAGCCAGGCCCGTTCCAGACCCCGGTCTCCTCTCCGATGGCTCTGCAGCTCTCTCCAGATCCACAGCCTCATGGTTCCCCTGGCCTCCTCTTGTCCCCTCTGCCCTCACTGTCCCTTGGTCCCGCCCCTGTCACTGCATCCTCTGCCCAGCCGTCCCTTAGCCCTGTCCAATCTGCCTCGCCCACTGGCTCTGGCCTGCTGAGGTCTTCCTCCAAGCTCAGCAccctcctgcccagccccccagcccaaCCTCCCCCTCTACAGTCCCTCGGGCTGGAGCACCCCACCAGGGGGAAGCTGGCATCCTCAACCCACAGCCCCTCAGCTCCTCTGGGGCTGGGCTTTCTGCAGGGCAGGGAGCATAAAGCCTGCTTCCCCCGCAACGGATCAGCAAGGGCCCCACCCCCTCTGGCCTTCCCCTTGCTCTCCTCTGCTCAAGTCTACTTCTAA
- the BATF2 gene encoding basic leucine zipper transcriptional factor ATF-like 2 isoform X2, which yields MHLCGADGPLIRMDPEEHQRQLKKKQNNRAAAQRSRQKHTNKADALHQHESLEKHNHTLRKEIQALQAELAWWSRTLHMHERLCPMDCASCLAPVSPGHWGQAEWPPGPVCPGQHGCQEQPGPFQTPVSSPMALQLSPDPQPHGSPGLLLSPLPSLSLGPAPVTASSAQPSLSPVQSASPTGSGLLRSSSKLSTLLPSPPAQPPPLQSLGLEHPTRGKLASSTHSPSAPLGLGFLQGREHKACFPRNGSARAPPPLAFPLLSSAQVYF from the exons ATGCACCTCTGTGGGGCTGATGGGCCGCTGATCAGGATG GACCCTGAGGAACATCAGAGGCAgctgaagaagaaacagaataacCGTGCGGCCGCCCAGAGGAGCCGGCAGAAGCACACGAACAAGGCGGATGCCCTGCACCAG CATGAGTCACTGGAGAAACACAACCACACCCTGAGGAAGGAGATCCAGGCCCTTCAGGCTGAGCTGGCGTGGTGGAGTCGGACCCTGCACATGCATGAGCGCCTGTGCCCCATGGACTGTGCCTCCTGCTTGGCTCCGGTGTCCCCTGGTCACTGGGGCCAGGCTGAGTGGCCCCCAGGCCCCGTGTGCCCTGGACAACATGGCTGCCAGGAACAGCCAGGCCCGTTCCAGACCCCGGTCTCCTCTCCGATGGCTCTGCAGCTCTCTCCAGATCCACAGCCTCATGGTTCCCCTGGCCTCCTCTTGTCCCCTCTGCCCTCACTGTCCCTTGGTCCCGCCCCTGTCACTGCATCCTCTGCCCAGCCGTCCCTTAGCCCTGTCCAATCTGCCTCGCCCACTGGCTCTGGCCTGCTGAGGTCTTCCTCCAAGCTCAGCAccctcctgcccagccccccagcccaaCCTCCCCCTCTACAGTCCCTCGGGCTGGAGCACCCCACCAGGGGGAAGCTGGCATCCTCAACCCACAGCCCCTCAGCTCCTCTGGGGCTGGGCTTTCTGCAGGGCAGGGAGCATAAAGCCTGCTTCCCCCGCAACGGATCAGCAAGGGCCCCACCCCCTCTGGCCTTCCCCTTGCTCTCCTCTGCTCAAGTCTACTTCTAA
- the BATF2 gene encoding basic leucine zipper transcriptional factor ATF-like 2 isoform X3 encodes MDQVAGHREDPEEHQRQLKKKQNNRAAAQRSRQKHTNKADALHQQHESLEKHNHTLRKEIQALQAELAWWSRTLHMHERLCPMDCASCLAPVSPGHWGQAEWPPGPVCPGQHGCQEQPGPFQTPVSSPMALQLSPDPQPHGSPGLLLSPLPSLSLGPAPVTASSAQPSLSPVQSASPTGSGLLRSSSKLSTLLPSPPAQPPPLQSLGLEHPTRGKLASSTHSPSAPLGLGFLQGREHKACFPRNGSARAPPPLAFPLLSSAQVYF; translated from the exons ATGGATCAGGTAGCTGGGCACAGAGAA GACCCTGAGGAACATCAGAGGCAgctgaagaagaaacagaataacCGTGCGGCCGCCCAGAGGAGCCGGCAGAAGCACACGAACAAGGCGGATGCCCTGCACCAG CAGCATGAGTCACTGGAGAAACACAACCACACCCTGAGGAAGGAGATCCAGGCCCTTCAGGCTGAGCTGGCGTGGTGGAGTCGGACCCTGCACATGCATGAGCGCCTGTGCCCCATGGACTGTGCCTCCTGCTTGGCTCCGGTGTCCCCTGGTCACTGGGGCCAGGCTGAGTGGCCCCCAGGCCCCGTGTGCCCTGGACAACATGGCTGCCAGGAACAGCCAGGCCCGTTCCAGACCCCGGTCTCCTCTCCGATGGCTCTGCAGCTCTCTCCAGATCCACAGCCTCATGGTTCCCCTGGCCTCCTCTTGTCCCCTCTGCCCTCACTGTCCCTTGGTCCCGCCCCTGTCACTGCATCCTCTGCCCAGCCGTCCCTTAGCCCTGTCCAATCTGCCTCGCCCACTGGCTCTGGCCTGCTGAGGTCTTCCTCCAAGCTCAGCAccctcctgcccagccccccagcccaaCCTCCCCCTCTACAGTCCCTCGGGCTGGAGCACCCCACCAGGGGGAAGCTGGCATCCTCAACCCACAGCCCCTCAGCTCCTCTGGGGCTGGGCTTTCTGCAGGGCAGGGAGCATAAAGCCTGCTTCCCCCGCAACGGATCAGCAAGGGCCCCACCCCCTCTGGCCTTCCCCTTGCTCTCCTCTGCTCAAGTCTACTTCTAA
- the BATF2 gene encoding basic leucine zipper transcriptional factor ATF-like 2 isoform X4, whose amino-acid sequence MDQDPEEHQRQLKKKQNNRAAAQRSRQKHTNKADALHQQHESLEKHNHTLRKEIQALQAELAWWSRTLHMHERLCPMDCASCLAPVSPGHWGQAEWPPGPVCPGQHGCQEQPGPFQTPVSSPMALQLSPDPQPHGSPGLLLSPLPSLSLGPAPVTASSAQPSLSPVQSASPTGSGLLRSSSKLSTLLPSPPAQPPPLQSLGLEHPTRGKLASSTHSPSAPLGLGFLQGREHKACFPRNGSARAPPPLAFPLLSSAQVYF is encoded by the exons ATGGATCAG GACCCTGAGGAACATCAGAGGCAgctgaagaagaaacagaataacCGTGCGGCCGCCCAGAGGAGCCGGCAGAAGCACACGAACAAGGCGGATGCCCTGCACCAG CAGCATGAGTCACTGGAGAAACACAACCACACCCTGAGGAAGGAGATCCAGGCCCTTCAGGCTGAGCTGGCGTGGTGGAGTCGGACCCTGCACATGCATGAGCGCCTGTGCCCCATGGACTGTGCCTCCTGCTTGGCTCCGGTGTCCCCTGGTCACTGGGGCCAGGCTGAGTGGCCCCCAGGCCCCGTGTGCCCTGGACAACATGGCTGCCAGGAACAGCCAGGCCCGTTCCAGACCCCGGTCTCCTCTCCGATGGCTCTGCAGCTCTCTCCAGATCCACAGCCTCATGGTTCCCCTGGCCTCCTCTTGTCCCCTCTGCCCTCACTGTCCCTTGGTCCCGCCCCTGTCACTGCATCCTCTGCCCAGCCGTCCCTTAGCCCTGTCCAATCTGCCTCGCCCACTGGCTCTGGCCTGCTGAGGTCTTCCTCCAAGCTCAGCAccctcctgcccagccccccagcccaaCCTCCCCCTCTACAGTCCCTCGGGCTGGAGCACCCCACCAGGGGGAAGCTGGCATCCTCAACCCACAGCCCCTCAGCTCCTCTGGGGCTGGGCTTTCTGCAGGGCAGGGAGCATAAAGCCTGCTTCCCCCGCAACGGATCAGCAAGGGCCCCACCCCCTCTGGCCTTCCCCTTGCTCTCCTCTGCTCAAGTCTACTTCTAA
- the BATF2 gene encoding basic leucine zipper transcriptional factor ATF-like 2 isoform X5 — protein sequence MDQDPEEHQRQLKKKQNNRAAAQRSRQKHTNKADALHQHESLEKHNHTLRKEIQALQAELAWWSRTLHMHERLCPMDCASCLAPVSPGHWGQAEWPPGPVCPGQHGCQEQPGPFQTPVSSPMALQLSPDPQPHGSPGLLLSPLPSLSLGPAPVTASSAQPSLSPVQSASPTGSGLLRSSSKLSTLLPSPPAQPPPLQSLGLEHPTRGKLASSTHSPSAPLGLGFLQGREHKACFPRNGSARAPPPLAFPLLSSAQVYF from the exons ATGGATCAG GACCCTGAGGAACATCAGAGGCAgctgaagaagaaacagaataacCGTGCGGCCGCCCAGAGGAGCCGGCAGAAGCACACGAACAAGGCGGATGCCCTGCACCAG CATGAGTCACTGGAGAAACACAACCACACCCTGAGGAAGGAGATCCAGGCCCTTCAGGCTGAGCTGGCGTGGTGGAGTCGGACCCTGCACATGCATGAGCGCCTGTGCCCCATGGACTGTGCCTCCTGCTTGGCTCCGGTGTCCCCTGGTCACTGGGGCCAGGCTGAGTGGCCCCCAGGCCCCGTGTGCCCTGGACAACATGGCTGCCAGGAACAGCCAGGCCCGTTCCAGACCCCGGTCTCCTCTCCGATGGCTCTGCAGCTCTCTCCAGATCCACAGCCTCATGGTTCCCCTGGCCTCCTCTTGTCCCCTCTGCCCTCACTGTCCCTTGGTCCCGCCCCTGTCACTGCATCCTCTGCCCAGCCGTCCCTTAGCCCTGTCCAATCTGCCTCGCCCACTGGCTCTGGCCTGCTGAGGTCTTCCTCCAAGCTCAGCAccctcctgcccagccccccagcccaaCCTCCCCCTCTACAGTCCCTCGGGCTGGAGCACCCCACCAGGGGGAAGCTGGCATCCTCAACCCACAGCCCCTCAGCTCCTCTGGGGCTGGGCTTTCTGCAGGGCAGGGAGCATAAAGCCTGCTTCCCCCGCAACGGATCAGCAAGGGCCCCACCCCCTCTGGCCTTCCCCTTGCTCTCCTCTGCTCAAGTCTACTTCTAA